A single genomic interval of Terriglobus albidus harbors:
- a CDS encoding 3-oxoacyl-ACP reductase family protein, whose product MSTASVVDHVNIAVDQLNIPTTKSLKGKVALVTGAGRGIGRAIAIALASQGATVAINYRTSGESAASLHDALQEADLDCLLVQGDVSDQEDARRVVKNVLDSPRKRLDILINNAGVTRDKSMVKMVSDEWDHVINTNLNSNFYCTSAALPAMIEQKFGRIVSISSVVGQAGAFGQANYAASKGAIIAFTKSLALEVAKHNITANTIAPGYTETDMFAGVSSEIREKIRGRIPLGRFAQPEEIAAAVSFLVTYGDYITGQQININGGCYM is encoded by the coding sequence ATGAGCACAGCATCGGTAGTGGATCACGTCAATATTGCAGTAGATCAACTTAACATTCCTACAACGAAGTCTCTCAAGGGCAAGGTTGCCCTTGTCACGGGTGCCGGCCGCGGCATCGGACGTGCTATCGCAATTGCACTCGCTAGTCAGGGAGCCACAGTCGCCATTAACTACCGGACGAGTGGCGAGAGTGCAGCCTCACTCCACGATGCACTACAAGAGGCCGATTTGGATTGCCTGCTGGTCCAGGGCGACGTGTCGGATCAGGAGGACGCGCGCCGGGTCGTGAAGAATGTGCTTGATTCTCCGCGCAAGCGCCTCGACATCCTGATAAACAACGCCGGTGTCACACGTGACAAATCGATGGTCAAAATGGTGAGTGACGAATGGGATCACGTGATCAACACTAATCTCAACAGCAACTTCTACTGCACCAGCGCTGCGTTGCCGGCGATGATAGAACAAAAGTTCGGACGGATCGTCAGTATCAGTTCGGTGGTGGGGCAGGCAGGCGCCTTCGGCCAGGCCAACTACGCAGCCAGTAAAGGTGCCATCATCGCATTTACCAAATCGCTTGCTCTCGAAGTCGCTAAGCACAACATCACCGCCAATACGATCGCGCCAGGTTATACCGAGACCGACATGTTCGCCGGAGTATCTTCGGAGATCCGAGAGAAGATTCGCGGGAGAATCCCGCTGGGACGCTTTGCCCAGCCTGAAGAGATCGCCGCGGCCGTGTCGTTTCTGGTCACCTATGGCGATTACATAACCGGTCAACAGATCAACATCAACGGCGGCTGCTACATGTAG